Proteins encoded in a region of the Azospirillum sp. TSH58 genome:
- a CDS encoding three-Cys-motif partner protein TcmP, whose amino-acid sequence MVGKAYQWADGATLEDHSRRKHKILREYFSDYLSVRCGHRRRDRFRLAIMDGFAGGGRYRCGTPGSPLIFVQELQYAVQRINIVRATEGSSPLRIECLLILNDADRDAFQSLKNNVNPVLQQVLEENQRLSINVEYSCDDFETSYLKSKPKLQKYRNVLFNLDQCGDMHVKIETIHDIMRSWSKAEIFFTFMISSLVAFLQKKEPEKLLKRLAHLEIDRPILQDLETISSRKEWLGAAERMVFDTLQKCSPFVSPFSINNPNGWQYWFIHFSNSYRARQVYNNILHKNSSFQAHFGRSGIDMLVYDQLHEKGQLYLFDQDGRKIARDQLFGDIPRFVSDAGESISVNDFFQKIYNNTPAHQDDINTALIDNPDLEVVTESGGIRRKDINIKDVIRRKPQRSFHTMLRLKAKDKS is encoded by the coding sequence GTGGTTGGGAAAGCATACCAATGGGCCGATGGGGCGACCCTTGAAGACCACTCCCGGCGAAAACATAAAATTTTACGAGAATATTTTTCTGACTATCTTTCAGTCCGGTGCGGGCATCGCCGTCGAGATCGCTTCAGACTTGCCATTATGGATGGCTTCGCTGGTGGAGGACGCTACAGATGCGGAACTCCAGGCTCACCGTTAATTTTCGTCCAGGAACTTCAGTATGCTGTGCAGCGCATAAATATTGTACGCGCTACTGAAGGGTCTTCTCCCTTAAGAATTGAATGCCTATTGATTCTCAACGATGCCGACCGTGATGCCTTCCAATCACTTAAAAATAATGTCAACCCAGTACTACAGCAGGTTTTGGAAGAGAATCAAAGACTAAGCATTAACGTTGAATATTCGTGCGATGATTTTGAAACATCATATCTTAAATCAAAACCTAAACTTCAAAAATACAGGAATGTTTTATTCAACCTAGATCAATGCGGAGACATGCATGTTAAAATTGAAACAATACATGATATTATGAGATCCTGGTCAAAGGCTGAGATATTTTTTACGTTTATGATTAGCTCTCTTGTTGCTTTTCTGCAAAAAAAGGAACCTGAAAAATTACTGAAACGCCTAGCTCATCTCGAAATTGACCGCCCCATTCTGCAAGACCTTGAAACCATATCCAGCAGAAAAGAATGGTTAGGGGCAGCGGAACGGATGGTCTTTGATACACTTCAAAAATGCTCGCCGTTCGTTAGTCCATTTTCCATAAACAATCCGAATGGGTGGCAATACTGGTTTATACATTTTTCCAATTCATATCGCGCGCGACAAGTATATAATAATATACTTCACAAAAATAGCAGCTTCCAAGCACATTTTGGTCGCTCGGGTATAGACATGCTTGTCTACGACCAACTACATGAAAAGGGGCAGCTATATTTATTTGACCAAGATGGTCGCAAAATTGCAAGAGATCAGCTCTTCGGAGATATCCCTCGATTTGTGAGCGATGCGGGAGAATCAATAAGCGTTAATGATTTTTTTCAGAAGATATATAACAACACTCCGGCCCACCAAGATGATATAAATACAGCCTTGATTGATAATCCTGATCTGGAAGTTGTGACAGAATCAGGAGGCATTCGGAGAAAAGACATCAACATTAAAGATGTAATTCGCCGAAAACCGCAACGCAGCTTTCATACAATGTTACGGTTAAAAGCAAAAGATAAAAGCTAA
- a CDS encoding M14 family metallopeptidase yields MHSAIIDLPSATPGTRRTLTVQRFGTAGARPCAYIQASLHADEIPAMLVADKLRRILTALEAEGRIAGEVILVPVANPVGLGQSLMDHHLGRFDQDDGKNFNRDYPHLTEAVAERVADRLTDDGEANKAAIRAALADALAERTPRTETEHMKHRLLELALQADWVLDLHCDLEAVMHLYTLTPSAEAFAPLQRLLGAQAVFLAEESGGDPFDEAVSRPWNELAKRWPDRPIPFGCHSVTVELRGQADVEHAQGEADAQAIAGFLTHAGVLSGEPPALPEPLCAPTPLESSEPLTAPVGGVVVFHHKAGDRVEAGAVVADILDPLTGDVTPVRCESAGVLYAHSATRFTLAGKRIAKVAGTTLRRTGPLLSA; encoded by the coding sequence ATGCACAGCGCCATCATCGACCTCCCGTCCGCCACCCCCGGCACCCGGCGGACCCTGACCGTCCAGCGCTTCGGAACGGCGGGCGCGCGGCCCTGCGCCTACATCCAGGCGTCGCTGCACGCCGACGAGATCCCGGCCATGCTGGTGGCCGACAAGCTGCGCCGCATCCTGACCGCGCTGGAGGCCGAGGGGCGGATCGCCGGCGAGGTCATCCTCGTCCCGGTCGCCAACCCGGTGGGGCTGGGCCAGTCGCTGATGGACCATCACCTCGGCCGCTTCGACCAGGACGACGGCAAGAACTTCAACCGCGACTACCCCCACCTGACCGAGGCGGTGGCCGAGCGCGTCGCCGACCGCCTGACCGACGACGGCGAGGCCAACAAGGCCGCCATCCGCGCCGCCCTGGCCGACGCGCTGGCCGAACGCACCCCGCGCACCGAGACGGAGCACATGAAGCACCGTCTTCTGGAACTGGCGCTCCAGGCCGATTGGGTGCTGGACCTGCATTGCGACCTGGAAGCGGTGATGCACCTCTACACCCTGACGCCCTCGGCGGAGGCCTTCGCCCCGTTGCAGCGGCTGCTGGGCGCGCAGGCGGTCTTCCTGGCCGAGGAATCCGGCGGCGACCCCTTCGACGAGGCGGTCAGCCGCCCCTGGAACGAGCTTGCCAAGCGCTGGCCCGACCGCCCGATCCCCTTCGGCTGCCACTCCGTGACCGTGGAGCTGCGCGGGCAGGCCGACGTGGAGCACGCCCAGGGCGAGGCGGACGCCCAGGCCATCGCCGGCTTCCTCACCCATGCCGGAGTCCTGTCCGGCGAGCCGCCGGCCCTGCCGGAGCCGCTGTGCGCCCCGACCCCGCTGGAATCCTCCGAACCGCTGACCGCCCCGGTGGGCGGCGTGGTGGTCTTCCATCACAAGGCGGGCGACCGCGTGGAGGCCGGCGCCGTGGTCGCCGACATCCTCGACCCGCTGACCGGCGACGTGACTCCGGTGCGCTGCGAATCAGCCGGCGTGCTCTACGCCCACAGCGCGACCCGCTTCACCTTGGCGGGCAAGAGGATCGCCAAAGTGGCGGGGACAACGCTGCGGCGGACTGGGCCGTTGTTGAGTGCGTGA
- the rocD gene encoding ornithine--oxo-acid transaminase, with product MLPHAADLIGTEHRLGAHNYKPLDVVLARGEGVYVWDTEGNRYLDCLSAYSAVNQGHCHPKILEAMVQQASKLTLTSRAFRNDQLAPFYEELAALTGSHKILPMNSGAEAVESAIKTVRKWGYEVRGVPENQAEIIVCSDNFHGRTISIVSFSTDPDARGGFGPFTPGFRTVPFGDAAALEAAITPNTVAVLLEPIQGEAGVVIPPAGYLRRVRDLCTERNVVMILDEIQTGLGRTGKLLAEEHEGVEADVTLIGKALSGGFYPVSAVLSNSEVLGVLKPGQHGSTFGGNPLACAVARAAMRVLVEEGMIDNAAAQGAYFLERLGAIRSNVIREARGRGLMLAVELHPEAGGARRYCEALRARGVLAKDTHDHTIRIAPPLVITREQVDWALEQFDAVLTGNALP from the coding sequence ATGCTTCCGCACGCCGCCGACCTGATCGGGACCGAACACCGCCTGGGCGCCCACAATTACAAGCCGCTGGACGTCGTTCTGGCGCGCGGCGAGGGTGTCTATGTCTGGGACACCGAGGGCAACCGCTATCTCGACTGCCTGTCGGCCTATTCCGCGGTCAACCAGGGCCATTGCCACCCGAAGATCCTGGAGGCGATGGTGCAGCAGGCGTCGAAGCTGACCCTGACCTCGCGCGCCTTCCGCAACGACCAGCTGGCGCCGTTCTACGAGGAACTGGCGGCGCTGACCGGCTCCCACAAGATCCTGCCGATGAACAGCGGGGCGGAGGCGGTGGAATCGGCGATCAAGACGGTGCGCAAGTGGGGCTACGAGGTGCGCGGCGTGCCGGAGAATCAGGCGGAGATCATCGTCTGCTCCGACAATTTCCACGGGCGCACCATCTCCATCGTCAGCTTCAGCACCGACCCGGACGCCCGCGGCGGCTTCGGCCCCTTCACGCCGGGCTTTCGCACCGTGCCCTTCGGCGATGCGGCGGCGCTGGAGGCGGCGATCACCCCCAACACGGTGGCCGTCCTGCTGGAGCCGATCCAGGGCGAGGCCGGGGTGGTCATCCCGCCCGCCGGCTATCTGCGCCGGGTGCGCGACCTGTGCACGGAGCGCAACGTCGTGATGATCCTGGACGAGATCCAGACCGGGCTGGGCCGCACCGGCAAGCTGCTGGCCGAGGAGCATGAGGGGGTGGAGGCCGACGTCACCCTGATCGGCAAGGCGCTGTCCGGCGGCTTCTACCCGGTGTCGGCGGTGCTGTCGAACTCCGAGGTGCTGGGCGTGCTGAAGCCCGGCCAGCACGGCAGCACCTTCGGCGGCAACCCGCTGGCCTGCGCCGTCGCCCGCGCCGCCATGCGGGTGCTGGTGGAGGAGGGCATGATCGACAACGCCGCCGCCCAGGGCGCCTATTTCCTGGAGCGGCTCGGCGCCATCCGCAGCAACGTGATCCGCGAGGCGCGCGGGCGCGGCCTGATGCTGGCGGTGGAGCTTCACCCGGAGGCGGGCGGGGCGCGCCGCTATTGCGAGGCGTTGCGGGCGCGCGGCGTCCTGGCGAAGGACACCCACGACCACACCATCCGCATCGCCCCGCCGCTGGTCATCACCCGCGAGCAGGTCGATTGGGCGCTGGAGCAGTTCGACGCCGTGCTGACGGGAAACGCCCTTCCGTAA
- the rocF gene encoding arginase, whose amino-acid sequence MASGDRDDQRFVEIIGVPIEAGAGHPGALMGPAALRTAGLVRALRELGHEVRDLGDLTPGPWSEGDAATARLAEITAWSRALADHSYAMMRAGGVPVFLGGDHSLSMGSVTGVARHCREAGKPLFVLWLDAHGDFNTPHTSPSGNMHGMPVALLCGEDGFDDVFPPEQRATVNPAHVHLFGIRSLDPGERRLLRARGVDVVDMRLIDEHGVGVHMRRIIERVRQADGHLHVSLDVDFLDPAIAPAVGTAVLGGATYREAHLIMEMLHDAGVVGSLDVVELNPFLDERGKSALLLVDLVASLFGRRIIDPAVTQSQIGGQAV is encoded by the coding sequence ATGGCGTCGGGGGATCGGGACGATCAGCGCTTCGTGGAGATCATCGGCGTTCCCATCGAGGCGGGGGCCGGCCATCCCGGCGCCCTGATGGGGCCGGCGGCGCTGCGCACGGCGGGGCTGGTCCGCGCCCTGCGCGAGCTGGGGCACGAGGTCCGCGACCTTGGTGACCTGACGCCTGGCCCCTGGAGCGAGGGCGACGCCGCCACCGCCCGTCTGGCGGAGATCACCGCCTGGTCGCGGGCGCTGGCCGACCACTCCTACGCCATGATGCGGGCGGGCGGGGTGCCGGTGTTCCTGGGCGGCGACCACAGCCTGTCCATGGGTTCGGTCACCGGGGTGGCCCGCCATTGCCGGGAGGCCGGCAAGCCCCTGTTCGTGCTGTGGCTGGACGCGCACGGCGACTTCAACACGCCCCACACCTCGCCGTCCGGCAACATGCACGGCATGCCGGTGGCCCTGCTGTGCGGGGAGGACGGCTTCGACGACGTCTTCCCGCCGGAGCAGCGCGCCACGGTGAACCCCGCCCATGTCCATCTGTTCGGCATCCGCTCCCTCGACCCCGGCGAGCGGCGCCTGCTGCGCGCCCGCGGGGTGGATGTGGTGGACATGCGGCTGATCGACGAGCACGGGGTCGGCGTCCATATGCGCCGCATCATCGAGCGGGTGCGGCAGGCCGACGGCCATCTGCATGTCAGCCTGGACGTGGATTTCCTCGACCCCGCCATCGCCCCCGCGGTGGGCACGGCGGTGCTGGGCGGGGCGACCTACCGCGAGGCGCACCTGATCATGGAGATGCTGCACGACGCGGGCGTCGTCGGCTCGCTGGACGTGGTGGAGTTGAACCCCTTTCTGGACGAGCGGGGCAAGAGCGCGCTTCTGCTGGTCGATCTGGTGGCGAGCCTGTTCGGCCGCCGCATCATCGACCCCGCCGTCACCCAGTCGCAGATCGGCGGGCAAGCCGTTTGA
- a CDS encoding Lrp/AsnC family transcriptional regulator, producing the protein MDDLDHRLLGLLRADARQPVAGLAAALKVSRATVRARIDRLVESGVIAGFTVLLRKDLRPAMVRAITMIEVEGRAAETVIARLHGFPEVRTVYTTNGRWDVVAEIETESLEAFDDTLRRVRQIAGIASTETSILLSARKAVL; encoded by the coding sequence ATGGACGACCTGGACCACCGCCTGTTGGGCCTGCTGCGCGCCGACGCGCGCCAGCCCGTCGCCGGGCTTGCCGCCGCGCTGAAGGTGTCGCGCGCGACCGTGCGCGCCCGCATCGACCGTCTGGTCGAGAGCGGGGTGATCGCCGGCTTCACGGTGTTGCTGCGCAAGGATCTGCGGCCCGCCATGGTCCGGGCCATCACGATGATCGAGGTGGAGGGCCGCGCCGCCGAGACGGTCATCGCCCGCCTGCACGGCTTTCCGGAGGTGCGGACGGTCTACACCACCAACGGGCGCTGGGACGTCGTCGCTGAAATCGAAACGGAGTCGCTGGAGGCCTTCGACGACACGCTGCGCCGCGTCCGGCAGATCGCCGGGATCGCCTCCACCGAGACCAGCATCCTGCTCTCCGCCCGCAAGGCGGTGCTGTAG
- a CDS encoding ParA family protein, with amino-acid sequence MTSHEDVFDAPETRQPTILAVYNQKGGVGKTTTSVNLALALAALGKSVVLIDFDPQSSATSNFLLREKARVGINDLLSQDTFVEDAITPTSFDGLSMIVGARKLYSLEHALDARGGSQRGLRKALHFSRNPPDYVVIDCPPALGHLAAGALAASDRLVLPVFPGRYALDGLKRTLSVVEHIQKGMNPNLSVAGILMLSITNDEVGRESLTLLRSEFPDLMFRTAIPYDVDVVKATYRRMPAAIFSPEGRTTTRFLALGWEIVHGRGSSPTDEQLKPAQDRIRAWHADTDSSYSARRAAAPDEGDDSTGGNNGRGAGAEAPKGGGGRALVAAAVGLIVGFALGALFGQPLLGGVLAGLGG; translated from the coding sequence ATGACCAGCCACGAAGACGTCTTCGACGCGCCGGAGACGCGGCAGCCGACCATCCTGGCGGTGTACAACCAGAAGGGCGGCGTCGGCAAGACGACCACCTCCGTGAATCTCGCCCTGGCGCTGGCCGCGCTGGGCAAGAGCGTCGTCCTGATCGACTTCGACCCGCAGAGCAGCGCCACCAGCAACTTCCTGCTGCGGGAGAAGGCGCGGGTCGGCATCAACGACCTGCTGAGCCAGGACACCTTCGTCGAGGACGCCATCACCCCGACCAGCTTCGACGGGCTGTCGATGATCGTCGGCGCGCGGAAGCTCTATTCGCTGGAACACGCGCTGGACGCCCGCGGCGGGTCGCAGCGGGGCCTGCGCAAGGCGCTGCACTTCTCGCGCAACCCGCCGGACTATGTGGTGATCGACTGCCCGCCGGCGCTCGGCCATCTGGCGGCGGGCGCGCTGGCGGCGTCGGACCGGCTGGTGCTTCCGGTCTTTCCGGGGCGCTACGCGCTGGACGGGCTGAAGCGCACCCTGTCGGTGGTCGAGCACATCCAGAAGGGCATGAACCCCAACCTGTCTGTGGCCGGCATCCTGATGCTGTCGATCACCAACGACGAGGTCGGGCGCGAATCGCTGACCCTGCTGCGCTCCGAATTCCCGGACCTGATGTTCCGCACGGCGATCCCCTATGACGTGGACGTGGTGAAGGCGACCTACCGCCGGATGCCCGCCGCGATCTTCAGCCCGGAGGGGCGGACGACCACGCGCTTCCTGGCGCTGGGCTGGGAGATCGTCCATGGCCGAGGTTCCTCCCCGACCGACGAGCAGCTGAAGCCGGCGCAGGACCGCATCCGCGCGTGGCACGCCGACACCGACTCCTCCTACAGCGCCCGCCGCGCCGCGGCGCCGGACGAGGGCGACGACTCCACGGGCGGCAACAACGGGCGTGGCGCGGGGGCTGAGGCGCCGAAGGGCGGCGGCGGCCGGGCGCTGGTCGCGGCGGCGGTCGGGCTGATCGTTGGCTTCGCGCTGGGCGCGCTGTTCGGCCAGCCGCTTCTGGGCGGCGTGCTGGCCGGTCTCGGGGGCTGA
- a CDS encoding galactosyltransferase-related protein, which yields MTTMDRRLHIVVPYRDREAHLRDFVPRVCAYFATLPEPIDYRVTIVEQEAGLPFNRGAVKNVGFLLGEAASDYTCLHDIDYLPIDADYSWVDRPTPILSFGAERRPVAPGRSDQTVTTDLESTMGGVLLMPNDVFRRIDGYSNAYWGWGYEDFDLSLRIRSRRIPTARRPGRFEPLDHDNEGFNPDASASPISRVNKRVFQSNWAGGAIPEEDGLSSLTFDILDRRPCDGVHPGAEGRWEIVRVRLTMAPLPGQLAAFKAR from the coding sequence ATGACGACCATGGACCGGCGGCTTCACATCGTCGTGCCCTACCGCGACCGCGAAGCCCATCTGCGGGACTTCGTGCCGCGGGTCTGCGCTTACTTCGCAACGCTCCCCGAACCCATCGACTACCGCGTCACCATCGTGGAGCAGGAGGCCGGGCTGCCCTTCAACCGGGGCGCCGTCAAGAATGTCGGCTTCCTGCTGGGCGAGGCGGCGAGCGACTACACCTGCCTGCACGACATCGACTATCTGCCCATCGACGCCGATTACTCCTGGGTTGACCGGCCGACCCCGATCCTGTCCTTCGGGGCGGAGCGGCGGCCGGTGGCGCCCGGCCGCTCGGACCAGACGGTGACCACCGACCTGGAGAGCACGATGGGCGGCGTCCTGCTGATGCCCAACGACGTGTTCCGGCGGATCGACGGCTATTCCAACGCCTATTGGGGCTGGGGCTATGAGGATTTCGACCTGTCGCTGCGCATCCGCTCGCGCCGCATCCCGACGGCGCGGCGGCCCGGCCGGTTCGAGCCGCTGGACCACGACAACGAGGGCTTCAACCCCGACGCCTCGGCCTCGCCCATCTCGCGGGTCAACAAGCGGGTGTTCCAGTCCAATTGGGCCGGCGGGGCGATCCCGGAGGAGGACGGCCTGTCCAGCCTGACCTTCGACATCCTCGACCGCCGCCCCTGCGACGGCGTCCATCCCGGCGCCGAGGGGCGGTGGGAGATCGTGCGCGTTCGCCTGACCATGGCGCCGCTGCCCGGCCAGCTGGCGGCCTTCAAGGCGCGCTGA
- a CDS encoding tetratricopeptide repeat protein, which translates to MDLPESAERAAALHRQAVAAQREGRVRDAVALFQQALALRKDAEIYLDFGGLLAGLSQWGPAGAVYAAALKLAPDSLDARYGVALSLHAQGRPAEAEPHYRAVLTACPGLGEVWNNLGVALQDQGRPAEAETAYREALRDRPEDAGTWKNLAVALDALGRTGEAETAYREALSRNPEHAVSLNNLGVLVLAAGRWDEAGRVGRRMAALNPADRHGWMLLGNAAHAAGGRDEAVRANAVAVRLAPDDAALRHNLANALSAAGRREEAVAEYQTVLGLRPDLPAAAVNLAAELLGLHDLSGALAVLRGAIGRHPDHGAAWRVLGQTLSGALRPDAALHALRRAVALDPGEPAGWEDLAAAATLADRIAPSIEALRRVRRLSPAYNPALAPLVQQQRHACDWRDLPALESDLIGRLRAGALGVPPFGLLAVDTTLADQRAAAERWARQKAHGVPPFDPLAVARPTVPGDGRLRIGYLSADFHEHATAYLMAELLERHDRTGFAVTAYSTGIDDGSPMRRRLTAAVERFVDLRDRSDLDAARAIAADGIDILVDLKGYTAFARTAILAARPAPVQVNWLGYPGTMGANFIDVILADAVTIPPGEEGFYSEAVVRLPHCYQPNDRHRAIAERTPSRADCGLPEDGFVFCCFNSPYKLTPAVFDVWARLLRAVPGSVLWLYAGNPLVAGNLRREAAARGVAPERLVFAPPRPLAEHLARHRLADLFLDTLPYNAHTTASDALWAGLPVLTCRGATFAGRVAASLLDTVGLPELVTDTLAAYEALALDLARDPRRLAGLKARLAAARTASPLFDGDRFARDLEAAYRAIRQRFAAAGDTR; encoded by the coding sequence ATGGATCTTCCCGAATCCGCCGAACGGGCCGCCGCGCTGCACCGGCAGGCCGTCGCCGCCCAGCGCGAGGGCCGCGTCCGGGACGCCGTGGCGCTGTTCCAGCAGGCGCTGGCGCTGCGCAAGGACGCGGAGATCTATCTGGATTTCGGCGGCCTGCTGGCGGGGCTGTCGCAATGGGGTCCGGCGGGGGCGGTCTACGCCGCGGCGCTGAAGCTGGCGCCCGACTCCCTCGACGCCCGGTACGGGGTGGCGCTGTCCCTTCACGCCCAGGGACGTCCGGCGGAGGCCGAGCCGCATTACCGCGCCGTCCTGACGGCCTGCCCCGGTCTGGGCGAGGTGTGGAACAATCTCGGCGTGGCGCTTCAGGACCAGGGCCGCCCGGCCGAGGCCGAAACCGCCTACCGCGAGGCCCTGCGCGACCGTCCGGAGGACGCCGGCACCTGGAAGAATCTGGCGGTCGCGCTGGACGCTCTGGGCCGGACCGGCGAGGCCGAAACCGCCTACCGCGAGGCGCTGTCGCGCAACCCGGAGCATGCGGTGTCCCTGAACAATCTCGGCGTCCTCGTCCTGGCCGCCGGGCGCTGGGATGAGGCGGGGCGGGTCGGCCGCCGCATGGCGGCGCTGAACCCGGCGGACCGGCACGGCTGGATGCTGCTGGGCAACGCCGCCCACGCGGCGGGCGGCCGGGACGAGGCGGTGCGGGCGAACGCGGTGGCGGTGCGGCTGGCGCCCGACGATGCCGCCCTGCGCCACAACCTCGCCAACGCGCTGTCCGCCGCCGGACGGCGGGAGGAGGCGGTGGCCGAGTACCAAACGGTTCTCGGGCTCCGGCCCGACCTCCCGGCGGCGGCGGTCAATCTGGCGGCGGAACTGCTCGGCCTGCACGACCTGTCCGGCGCTTTGGCGGTGCTGCGCGGCGCGATCGGGCGGCATCCGGACCATGGTGCGGCGTGGCGGGTCCTCGGCCAGACGCTGTCCGGCGCCTTGCGGCCGGACGCCGCGCTCCACGCCCTGCGCCGGGCGGTGGCTCTCGATCCCGGCGAACCGGCGGGCTGGGAGGATCTGGCCGCCGCCGCGACCCTGGCCGACCGGATCGCGCCGTCCATCGAAGCCCTCCGCCGCGTCCGCCGGCTCTCCCCCGCCTACAACCCGGCGCTGGCGCCACTGGTGCAGCAGCAGCGCCACGCCTGCGACTGGCGCGACCTGCCGGCGCTCGAAAGCGACCTGATCGGGCGGCTGCGCGCCGGGGCGCTGGGCGTGCCGCCGTTCGGCCTGCTGGCGGTGGACACGACCCTGGCGGACCAGCGGGCGGCGGCGGAGCGCTGGGCGCGGCAGAAGGCGCACGGCGTGCCGCCCTTCGACCCGCTGGCGGTGGCGCGGCCCACGGTTCCGGGCGATGGGCGCCTGCGCATCGGCTATCTCTCCGCCGACTTCCACGAGCACGCCACCGCCTACCTGATGGCGGAGCTTCTGGAGCGGCACGACCGGACGGGCTTCGCCGTGACCGCCTATTCCACCGGCATCGACGACGGCAGCCCGATGCGGCGGCGCCTGACCGCGGCGGTGGAGCGCTTTGTCGATCTGCGCGACCGTTCCGACCTGGACGCCGCGCGGGCCATCGCCGCCGACGGCATCGACATCCTGGTGGACCTAAAGGGCTACACGGCCTTCGCCCGCACGGCGATCCTGGCGGCGCGGCCGGCCCCGGTGCAGGTGAACTGGCTGGGCTATCCCGGCACCATGGGGGCGAACTTCATCGACGTGATCCTGGCCGACGCGGTCACCATTCCGCCGGGCGAGGAGGGCTTCTACAGCGAGGCGGTGGTCCGGCTTCCCCACTGTTACCAGCCCAACGACCGCCACCGTGCCATCGCGGAGCGCACCCCGTCGCGCGCCGACTGCGGGTTGCCGGAGGACGGCTTCGTCTTCTGCTGCTTCAACAGCCCCTACAAGCTGACGCCCGCTGTGTTCGACGTCTGGGCGCGGCTGCTGCGCGCCGTTCCGGGGAGCGTGCTGTGGCTCTACGCCGGCAACCCGCTGGTGGCCGGCAACCTGCGGCGCGAGGCGGCGGCCCGCGGCGTGGCGCCGGAGCGCCTCGTCTTCGCGCCGCCGCGCCCGCTGGCGGAGCATCTGGCGCGGCACCGGCTGGCCGACCTGTTCCTCGACACGCTGCCCTACAACGCCCACACCACCGCCAGCGACGCGCTGTGGGCCGGGCTTCCGGTCCTGACCTGCCGCGGCGCGACCTTCGCCGGGCGGGTGGCGGCCAGCCTGCTCGACACGGTGGGATTGCCGGAACTGGTGACGGACACGCTGGCGGCCTACGAGGCGCTGGCCCTCGACCTCGCCCGCGATCCGCGGCGGCTGGCCGGGCTGAAGGCGCGGCTGGCGGCGGCGCGGACGGCCAGCCCGCTGTTCGACGGCGACCGCTTCGCCCGCGATCTCGAAGCCGCCTACCGGGCCATCCGGCAACGATTCGCAGCGGCAGGAGACACGCGATGA
- a CDS encoding glycosyltransferase family 10 domain-containing protein, which produces MLDQRTSAFLEDFLATPGGDPERLDRFLLHGPYRGRRGGKPRLKLAFHDFWPEFDAGTNFFIEILSSRFDLSVVEDDSDLAIVSVFGGRHRTARSRRTLFFTGENVRPPLDGFDMAVSFDRVDDPRHYRLPLYVMHAYEHMREGAVPHFCSPVLPPVPPTREAFAERNFCAFLYKNPNGERRNRFFPALDGRRRVDSVGWHLNNTGSVVRMGWLAKIRVFQRYRFAFAFENASHPGYLTEKILDVFQAGAVPLYWGDPDLEREVAAGSFIDVSRFASDEEAVEHILAVDDDYEAYRAHRAVAPFLGTEEFHFDAYRLADWIESRL; this is translated from the coding sequence ATGCTCGATCAACGGACCAGCGCGTTTCTTGAGGACTTCCTGGCGACGCCCGGCGGCGATCCCGAGCGGCTCGACCGCTTCCTGCTGCACGGCCCCTACCGCGGGCGGCGCGGGGGCAAGCCGCGGCTGAAGCTGGCCTTCCACGACTTCTGGCCGGAGTTCGACGCGGGCACGAACTTTTTCATCGAGATCCTGTCCAGCCGCTTCGATCTGTCGGTGGTCGAGGACGACAGCGACCTCGCCATCGTGTCGGTCTTCGGCGGAAGGCACCGCACGGCGCGCAGCCGCCGCACCCTGTTCTTCACCGGGGAGAACGTCCGCCCGCCGCTGGACGGCTTCGACATGGCGGTGTCCTTCGACCGCGTCGACGACCCGCGCCATTACCGCCTGCCGCTCTACGTGATGCACGCCTACGAGCACATGCGGGAGGGGGCGGTGCCCCATTTCTGCTCGCCCGTCCTGCCGCCGGTGCCGCCGACGCGGGAGGCCTTCGCGGAGCGCAACTTCTGCGCCTTCCTCTACAAGAACCCCAACGGCGAGCGCCGCAACCGCTTCTTCCCGGCGCTGGACGGGCGGCGGCGCGTCGATTCGGTGGGCTGGCACCTGAACAACACCGGCAGCGTCGTCAGGATGGGCTGGCTGGCGAAGATCCGTGTCTTCCAACGCTACCGCTTCGCCTTCGCCTTCGAGAACGCCAGCCATCCCGGCTATCTGACGGAAAAGATCCTCGACGTCTTCCAGGCCGGGGCTGTGCCGCTCTATTGGGGCGATCCCGACCTGGAGCGGGAGGTGGCGGCGGGCAGTTTCATCGACGTGTCGCGCTTCGCCTCGGACGAGGAGGCGGTGGAGCACATCCTGGCGGTCGACGACGACTACGAGGCCTATCGCGCCCACCGCGCCGTTGCGCCCTTCCTGGGGACGGAGGAGTTCCATTTCGACGCCTACCGCCTCGCCGACTGGATCGAGAGCCGGCTGTAA
- the yacG gene encoding DNA gyrase inhibitor YacG — MNDNQKPSGRKPIEKACPICGRPAVEETKPFCSKRCADVDLSRWLGGVYRIESPDRPDVEETDERE, encoded by the coding sequence ATGAACGACAACCAGAAACCCAGTGGCCGCAAGCCTATCGAAAAAGCCTGCCCGATCTGCGGCCGTCCGGCGGTGGAGGAGACCAAGCCCTTCTGCTCCAAGCGCTGCGCCGACGTGGATTTGTCGCGCTGGCTGGGGGGCGTCTACCGCATCGAAAGCCCCGATCGTCCGGACGTCGAGGAGACGGACGAGCGGGAGTGA